The following proteins are encoded in a genomic region of Xenopus laevis strain J_2021 chromosome 3L, Xenopus_laevis_v10.1, whole genome shotgun sequence:
- the LOC108710637 gene encoding asialoglycoprotein receptor 1: MNIIALKDAETQEMETVYSNIMEKVPSSGRKKCSPTKLLFIQIGQIMALFLLLIIVSALLFIMDSRTSERMNNIVQSILQARQNEKSCCDTYWKEFDKSCYYFEVSQMNWIDARLFCKRINSDLVIVNSEEEQQYLQHITGGVFYWIGLQRLNNTWTWVDGSIIKESSGFWRENEPNNKGGKENCVALTFKGEWNDAPCVNREYQPICEI, translated from the exons ATGAATATCATTGCTCTGAAAGACGCAGAGACACAAGAAATGGAGACTGTGTATTCAAATATTATGGAAAAAG ttCCATCATCTGGTAGGAAGAAATGCTCACCAACAAAGCTGTTATTCATCCAAATAGGTCAAATAATGGCTCTGTTCCTGCTCTTAATCATCGTGTCTGCCTTACTATTCATCATGG ATTCTCGTACATCTGAGAGGATGAATAATATTGTGCAGAGCATCTTACAGGCCAGACAAAATG AGAAATCCTGCTGTGACACTTACTGGAAGGAATTTGACAAAAGCTGTTATTACTTTGAAGTGAGTCAAATGAACTGGATAGATGCCCGTCTCTTTTGTAAACGGATAAATAGTGACCTAGTCATCGTCAACAGTGAGGAGGAGCAG caaTATCTTCAACATATAACAGGAGGTGTTTTTTACTGGATTGGTCTCCAAAGGCTTAATAACACTTGGACATGGGTTGATGGATCAATCATCAAAGAATCATCTGG ATTTTGGCGTGAAAATGAACCAAATAataaagggggaaaagaaaaCTGCGTAGCCCTAACCTTCAAAGGAGAGTGGAATGACGCACCATGTGTCAACCGGGAGTATCAGCCTATCTGTGAGATATAA